Genomic window (Pogoniulus pusillus isolate bPogPus1 chromosome 17, bPogPus1.pri, whole genome shotgun sequence):
ggagccaacCTGCTTCACCATGGCCttctccatgggctgcagggagccaacCTGCTTCACCATGGCCTTCTGCAcatggctgcagggagccaaCCTGCTTCACCATGGCCttctccatgggctgcagggagccaacCTGCTTCACCATGGCCTTCTGCAcatggctgcagggagccaaCCTGCTTCACCATGGCCTTCTGCACAGGCTGTTTTGGAGTCCCCTTTCCCACCTTGCTCACTGCCTGTGTTGAGCAGTGCCAGTATCCCCCTAGCTGCCACCCACTACTCCTTGCCCCCTGTGTTCACTGcgctctctcttctcccaggggccagctcctctctctgccttgcaGCTCCTGCCGTGCCCCGTGGGAGATGGAGGACCCTGTGGTTCTCAGCTACAAGGACAGCCTGCTGAGGCAGTCGGACGTCGCCTTGCTGGACCCCCCCAACTGGCTCAACGACCACATCATCGGCTTTGCCTTCGAGTACTTCGCCCACCACCAGTTCGAGCTCTTCCGGGACCAGCTCTGCTTCATCAGCCCCGAGGTGGCTCAGTTCATCAAGTGTGCCgacagcctggaggaggtgggCAGCTTCCTGGAGCCGCTGCAGCTGCGGGACAGGAGGTTGATCTTCTTCCCCATCAACGACAACTCCTACCAGCTGGCCGGGGGCACCCACTGGAGCTTGCTGGTGTACTGCAGGGACAAAGACTGCTTCAGCCACTACGACTCCCGCGGcacctacaactccctgcatgCCAGCCAGGTGGTGGACAAGGTGGAGTTCTTCGTCCGGCCCAGCCGGGGCAAAACCATCGTGGTGGAGGAGCTGGTGCCCAGCCAGAGGAACAGCTACGACTGCGGCATGTACGTCATCTGCGTGGCCGAGGCCATCTGCCGGCAGCGCTACGACGACGACACCAGCGCCTGGCAGTgcctccacagcccctcctACGTCACGCAGAAGAGGGCCGAGTGGAAAGCTCTCATCGCCAAGCTGGCGCAGAAGTGATGGAGCTGCAGCTCCGGCGCCTCCCCTCCACAGCGAGACCAAACAGCTTCCTTCCCCCGGCTGCCAGGCAGCACCCCCAGTGCCTAAGGATGATGCCCACCTGCAGGATTGTCCCAAAGAAGAAGAATGTAACCCCCCTCCAGCATGGCTGCAGCCCCACACACAGCCtcttccctcctgggaagcctgagTCCCCTCTGGCCTCTGAACTTCCAACCAGAGCAGTCACTCTGAGAGCAAAGAAACCCTCCTGTCCACAGGGAAAGCTGATCCCTGGGGGCACTTAGAAgtatagaatgaagcaggttggaagagagctccaagctcagccagcccaacctagcacccagccctgcccaaccaaccagaccatggcactaagtgccccagccaggcttggctgcaacacctccagccacagccactccaccacctccctgggcagcccattccagtgccaagcactctttctgccaggaacttcctcctcacagccagcccagacctcccctggcacagcttcagcctgggtccccttcttctgctgctggctgcctggcagcagaacccaaccccagctggctacagcctccctgcaggcagctgcaggcagcaatcagctctgccctgagcctcctctgctgcaggctgcacccccccagctccctcagcctctcctcacagggctgtgctccaggcccctccccagccttgctgcccttctccaaacaccttccagcacctcagcatctctctgcaatggaggagcccagagctggacacagcactgcaggggtggcctgagcagtgctgagcacaggggcacaagaacctcccttctcctgctgcccacactgctcctgagccagcccaggatgccattggctctgctgcccacctgggcactgctgcctcctctgcagctcctctctgccagcacccccagctccctctctgcctgcctgctctcagccactctggccccagcctctagtgctgcttggggttgttgtgaccagagtgtagagccctgcacttggccttgttcaatcacTTCCCCAGCAGGCAACACACCCTCCTTAGGTGGCCTCCACTGGCCACAGGCAGTGCTGTCTGAGCCTGCTGTAGCAAACCCCTTTCAAAGCAGTCCCCCCCCAGAATGCTCTCTGGTGGCTGCTTCTCCTCCGTGGGTTTTGAGCAGTCTGGGGTCCAGCAGCAAGGGTCAGAAGCCCAGCACCGAGGTGTGGATGATGTTTGAAGGTGTAGCTCCCACAGAAACAGAGCAaggcaaaatccaaaccaaGGCTTCTTCAGGTGGGTGCTCCTAGGCTGgaccccagcagctctcttggggtgttgtgggggttttttgtccCCCACCTTTCCTTGCTCTTGTTACAAATGAGCTGCTGGGAGATGCTGAGAAGCCCAGTTCTAGGAGGAGCACCTTGCTGGAGGTGAGCAGTGCCACTGGGTCTGGGAAGTTTGCTGACTTCTTGCTGCAGGTCGTGTCCATGAGGGGAGGGTTGGGcagtgctgcccagccctggctgggctcagagcagtcgctgcctcctccagcacaaaacCAGTTCTGTTACttgagaagaagaggaaaaagccaGCACAAGCAAGCACACCAGGGAGAACAAAAGGACAGAGTTTGAGGTCTCAAAGCCAAAGATAACTGCTGTCTCCTTGGAGCCCAACAGGTTCCTCATGGGAAGCCTTTTCCTccctggctgggtgctgggctgggctctccgAGCAGATCCTCTGCTTCACAGACAGGCTGAGCACAGTGAGGCAAACACATTCAAATGAGCTGTCCTGGCAGGCTAAAGAAGCATCTCCAGCCTTGGTGAGAAAGCCAAGAGGAGCTCGCTTAGGCGGTGTCTGGAAGAGCAGCCACACCCCAGCACGAAGACTGGATCAGAGAAACcccagctgaatgtgagccctGGCAAAGACAAGGGTTGGGGttcccccagcaccctgcacagtgccagcccaggcccaccagcacagctgccagggggtgagctgcagcaagaTTCCTTTCTTGCTAAGAGAAAGGTGAGTAGCCATGGCCCAGGCTCTTCCAAAACAGCTAAGAGGAGGTGAAACAAGGGCTGGAGGCCTTCCCCTgcttcccaggctgcccagacagcagagcagcagcccccagcagaagcCCTCCCTGGAGGACCCTTTACCAGTACTTCAATGGAGCTGAAGATACAGGAGAAGGTTGGAAGGg
Coding sequences:
- the SENP8 gene encoding sentrin-specific protease 8; amino-acid sequence: MEDPVVLSYKDSLLRQSDVALLDPPNWLNDHIIGFAFEYFAHHQFELFRDQLCFISPEVAQFIKCADSLEEVGSFLEPLQLRDRRLIFFPINDNSYQLAGGTHWSLLVYCRDKDCFSHYDSRGTYNSLHASQVVDKVEFFVRPSRGKTIVVEELVPSQRNSYDCGMYVICVAEAICRQRYDDDTSAWQCLHSPSYVTQKRAEWKALIAKLAQK